The Terriglobales bacterium genome has a window encoding:
- a CDS encoding PilZ domain-containing protein, translating to MSAASPHPSKPRWNTQRRFARFAVSLHLSILQPGSMNPITEGRILDLGLGGLRCNLPLSLPLGQQVWLAFSLPGRSQSLRILACVRYSQHRLHGFEFLSDSADQRNLIRSFCAAFLPLVE from the coding sequence TTGAGCGCCGCGAGCCCACACCCGTCAAAGCCGCGCTGGAACACCCAGCGGCGTTTTGCCCGTTTTGCCGTCAGTCTCCACCTCAGCATCCTTCAACCCGGCTCTATGAACCCGATCACCGAGGGTCGCATACTGGACCTTGGCCTCGGCGGGCTGCGTTGCAATCTCCCCCTGAGTCTTCCCCTGGGTCAGCAGGTCTGGCTGGCTTTCAGCCTGCCGGGACGAAGTCAGTCGCTGCGCATCTTGGCCTGCGTGCGCTACTCGCAACATCGGCTCCATGGCTTCGAATTTCTCAGCGATAGCGCCGATCAGCGCAATCTCATTCGCAGCTTCTGCGCCGCATTCCTGCCCCTGGTGGAGTAA